A single genomic interval of Puntigrus tetrazona isolate hp1 chromosome 1, ASM1883169v1, whole genome shotgun sequence harbors:
- the LOC122349971 gene encoding leucine-rich repeat transmembrane neuronal protein 2-like, which produces MGFHSRWPLVGQAPAALCVISMLLCLPPVSCTTCPQKCRCEDLQFYCDTQGLLAPPDGVDKGALGLSLRHNSISELSSDQFFGFTQLTWLHLDHNQITTVHEDAFQGLYKLKDLNLSSNRITKLPNTTFIHLINLQILDLSFNQMTALEPELFHGLRKLQILHLRSNSLRTTPVRAFWDCRSLEYLGLSNNRLRSLARNGFAGLIKLRELHLEHNHLTKINLAHFPRLVALQFLYLQWNKINNLTCTMEWKWTTLEKLDLTGNEIRVLTPDVFETLPNLKILLLDNNKLSSLDTQTMDMWKSLNAIGLSSNLWECTKRICNLATWLSTFKGRWEHSILCYSPEYAQGEEILDAVYGFQLCQNFSAPVVLTSSSTEATLPEITSSLFGNMQTPTQDFYAEDFGSFTIVTTTTTTTQPPRTALATTMTVEGADVTEDYSAMDNTVLTQRVIIGTMALLFSFFLIIFVVYISRKCCPPTLRRIRHCSAIQNRRQMRTQQRQPMADLATQVPYNEYEPSHEEGALVIINGYGQCKCQQLPYKECEV; this is translated from the exons ATGG GTTTCCATTCAAGGTGGCCATTGGTGGGACAAGCACCAGCGGCACTTTGTGTGATCAGCATGCTACTGTGCCTCCCTCCTGTGTCATGCACAACCTGCCCCCAGAAATGCCGATGTGAAGACCTGCAGTTTTACTGCGACACACAGGGGCTCCTGGCGCCCCCAGACGGTGTGGATAAAGGGGCCCTTGGACTTTCGCTCAGACACAACAGCATCAGCGAGCTCAGCTCAGACCAGTTCTTTGGCTTCACCCAGCTCACTTGGCTTCACCTGGACCACAACCAAATAACCACCGTGCATGAGGATGCCTTCCAGGGGCTGTACAAGCTCAAGGACCTTAACCTGAGCTCAAACCGCATCACCAAGCTGCCAAACACAACCTTCATCCACCTCATCAACCTGCAGATCTTGGATCTCTCCTTCAACCAGATGACAGCTCTGGAGCCTGAGCTCTTTCACGGGCTCCGGAAGCTCCAGATCCTACACCTGCGGTCAAACTCGCTGCGCACGACGCCTGTGCGGGCCTTCTGGGACTGCCGGAGCCTGGAATACCTTGGCCTGAGCAACAACCGGCTCCGTAGCCTGGCCCGGAACGGCTTCGCCGGGTTAATTAAGCTGCGGGAGCTCCATTTGGAACACAATCACTTGACCAAGATTAACTTGGCGCACTTCCCTCGTCTGGTCGCCCTCCAGTTCCTTTATCTTCAGTGGAACAAGATCAACAATTTAACATGCACCATGGAATGGAAATGGACAACTCTGGAGAAACTGGATCTCACTGGGAACGAGATACGTGTACTCACCCCCGATGTGTTTGAAACTTTGCCCAACCTCAAGATCCTGCTGCTGGATAACAACAAACTGTCCAGTCTCGACACACAAACCATGGATATGTGGAAATCCCTAAATGCGATTGGGCTGTCGAGCAACCTATGGGAATGTACCAAACGGATCTGCAATTTGGCCACTTGGCTGAGCACCTTTAAGGGTCGATGGGAGCATTCTATCCTCTGTTACAGCCCTGAGTACGCACAGGGCGAGGAAATACTGGATGCCGTTTACGGATTCCAACTTTGCCAAAATTTCTCGGCCCCGGTCGTACTGACTAGTAGCAGCACGGAGGCCACGCTCCCAGAGATCACAAGCTCTCTCTTTGGAAATATGCAGACCCCTACGCAAGACTTCTATGCAGAGGATTTTGGGAGCTTTACGATTGTCACCACTACTACCACCACGACCCAACCCCCACGCACTGCCCTCGCTACTACCATGACGGTGGAGGGGGCAGATGTTACAGAGGACTACTCTGCGATGGACAACACCGTGCTGACCCAGAGGGTCATAATTGGCACCATGGCTCTGttgttttccttctttctcATCATTTTTGTAGTGTACATATCAAGAAAATGCTGCCCTCCCACTCTGAGGCGTATCCGCCATTGCTCGGCCATTCAGAACCGACGACAGATGAGGACCCAGCAGAGGCAGCCAATGGCGGACCTGGCCACACAGGTGCCCTATAACGAGTACGAGCCCAGTCACGAGGAGGGTGCACTTGTGATCATCAATGGCTACGGGCAGTGCAAATGTCAGCAACTGCCTTACAAAGAGTGTGAAGTATAA